GATGCCGATGCCCGTATCCTGAACCGTCAACTCCAGGAAGTGATCGCCCTGCCAGTTTGGCTTGGCATCCGGATTGCGGCTGAACATCTCTTGGGCGGCCACCCGGCCGATAGACAACGAAACCGTGCCGCCGTCGGGAGTGAACTTGACGCCATTGGACAACAAGTTGTAGACGATCTGGCGGAATTTGCGCACATCCAGAAACAACGTGTCACCATTCGGATCTGCGCCGAAATCCAGGCCAATGCCATGGGCTGCGGCTTTTTCACGAACCACGCGCAAGGCGCTTTCACACAAAGCGGATACATGGGCCGGTTCCAATTCAAGCGACATTTTTCCGGCTTCAATTTTGGACATGTCCAGAATGTCGTTGATCAACAACAAGAGATGGCGCCCACTGTTAAAAATGTCGGTCACGTATTCTTTCTGCCGGGGAGAAAGCTCTCCGTCCACGATTCCGTCTTTGAGTACTTCAGAAAAACCGATGACGGCATTCAGCGGTGTGCGCAATTCGTGGGACATGTTGGCCAGGAATTCAGATTTCGCCCGGTTTACCACCTCCAATTCCAATGTTCTTTCCTTTAAGGCGATTTCAGCCATTTTCCTTGGTGTCACGTCTTCAATGGCCAGCAAAAAAAGCGCTTGCTTTTCTACGGTTACCTGCCGTCCCCCCACCAGGAGATGGCAGTGCCCGATTTCAGCGTCGTTGAATTCCAGTTCCAATTGACGAAAATCACTGCAGCCCCCCTCTGCGGGAGATTTCAAGTGCGCACGCAATGCCGGCAGATCCCAGCGGCCGTTGTCTATTTCAAAAAAGCCCTTTTGCTCCGTCTCTGACTGGCCATACTTGAAGCGGGATAAAAAAGCGGGATTGGCGGTAAGCACACGCAGGTCCTGGGCCAACACCACCAGCGGAACGGGAACGGATGCCACAATGGCCTCAGCGAAATTGCGGGCTTCCCGGATCTTGTCCGCGGAATCCACGATATTGGCAATGGCACGCTTGGAAAAACGATTGAACAGAATCACGCTGATTGCCAGCATGAATGCCAGGATGGTGATAATGGCGACAATGGACAATTTGGGTACGTCCACCAGGGTGTCGTACATGGTCTTGATTAGCAGCAACAACAGGCCGTAGATAATCAGGGTGATCACGGCCTTGAGTTTGCGGACTTCGTTATTGAGAAAAGCGGGGAGCGGCTGGTCGCGAAGCTCTGGCGGTTTTGGTTTGGATGATTGGGACGTTTTGGGCATCAGGACCGCCTGGGGGCGGGCGGATCTTCAAGGCGCTTGAACAAAGAAGCAAAACGGTCTGCGGCGAGCTGGAAGGCCTTGAGAACCCTGGGATCGAAATGTTCGGGACGGCAGGATTCGTCTCCCTCCAGAATCTTGTGCACGGCTTGCTCATGAGACATGGCCGGCCGGTAGCTCTTGGCGCAACGCATGGAATCATAGTGATCGGCCAGGCACACGATCCGGCCCTCAATGGGGATTTTTTCCCCTTGCAGGTTATGTGGATAGCCGTTGCCGTCCCATCTCTCATGGTGGGTCAGGGCGATACTGCGGGCCTTGCGGAAACGTGGGTGGGATCCGATGATTTCCGCACCGAACAGAGGGTGTTTGCGGATGACGGCCTTTTCCGTATCGGACAGGGCACCGGCTTTGCGCAGAATCTGCGCCGGAATCCGTACCATCCCCACGTCATGCATTTGGGCCTGCAACCAGATGGCGCGAACGAACCTTCCGGGCATTCCCAGGGTTTCCGCCAGCAGGGCACTGAACGCGCCCACGCGGATGACATGATTGCCTTTATCTTCATCATTGGCTTCGGAAGCCCGAACCAGTGCCCGCACCGTGTGTTCCAGGGCATCTTCGGTTTCCAGAATCTGGTTGGACAACGATTTCAGAAACAGGCTCTGCATCACCAGGCTATTTAAAACCGAGGCGTCGTAAACCGTCACGTCCCTGCCGTAATTCAGGCTGAACACACATAATTCGGGACTCAGATAACCGATGCCATTGCGCACGGAGAGCAAGCTTTCGGATTCCAGCATACGTACGAGGTCACGCAACCGGCTCTCATCGGACTCGCCTTCGTTGAAAAACATAACCTGGGAATCTCCAGGTGCCGGCAAAGCCAGGTTTTCCTGAATCTTGATATTGAGACGGGTCTGATACAACTCGTTAAACGCCGATTCGAACTGGTACCACTCCCAGTGCTTTTTGTGTGAAGTGCCGACGATTACGATCAGCGGGTTGTCCTGGATATCTCCGGACTGGCGCAACACCTGCTTGACCACTCCGGATAAGACCTCAAAAAAGCGAAAATCCCTGGCGGAAAAATCCTTCAGGATCTCTTCACCAAAAGAGGTCAGACGGATGATATTGTGGTAACCATGATTCAGCCGATCATTCAGCGACTTCATTTTCAACAGCATGCGCACGCGGGCCAGGACCAACTCCTGGTCGAACGGCTTGGTAATAAAGTCATCGGCCCCTGCGTCAATGCCCTTGATCCGGTCCTCCTTGGACGACAACACGGTAATCATCACGATGGGAATGTGACGCGTCTGGGGATTCTCCTTGATGCGGCGGCATACGGTATAGCCGTCCATTTCCGGCATCATTACATCCAGCAGGATCAGGTCAACCGGCTTCTTTTCCACAATGAAAGATACCTCCCGCGGATTCTGCGTCATGACAACCTGGTATCCCCGCGGAGACAACACTGCATCCAATACCTTGAGGTTCACCTGCTCGTCATCCACACATAGTATGGTTTGCTTTGCTGTTTCCACCTTTCCTCCCTGCAGAGAGATGGTTCACTATCCGTTGAGGGGCGAAATCCCGCCCGAGAATTGCACCCCGGGGGTTCTGTAGTCGCGATGACCGCTTTTCTTGAAAGCGTGAATCACCACCGGGACCAGCGGAAATTGCCATATCACCGTCATGTTAACGCGCGGGAGAGGGAATTTCAAGTGGCCGAGAAGGCGGTAACGTCTTTGATCGAGCCTGCTTTTGTACTATAATGGATGGCAATAACCTGGAACCATGACGGAAACCTTCGACAACCTCTACATCGTGCTGACCGAACCCAAGAACCCGGGCAATATCGGCGCCTCTGTGCGTGCCATGAAAAACATGGGTATACCCCATCTGCGCCTGGTCAATCCGGTTCCCTTCCGTGATGAGGATGAACAGAAAAAAATGGGTTACCGCTCACAGGACATTGTGCGGAATTGCCGCGAATTTCCATCCCTGCAGGAAGCGGTCCGGGATATGTCCGCCGTGTTCATCACCACATCCAAGCAGGGAAAGTGGCGCAAGGACTTTCTGGACGTACGGGATGCGGCTGAACAGATCGCCGCTCTGATGCGCAACCAGAAAATTGCGATCGTGTTCGGCCGTGAAGACAAGGGCGTCTCGATTGACGAGTCGCAATTGGCCAACTACCTGATCTACATCCCCTCCGCGGTTCACTATCCATCCCTCAACCTCTCCCAGGCTGTCATGGTAACCGTTTACGAGATCTATCGCGCGGCGGCGCAAAACCCAGTTCGCAAGTCCTTACCGGTCATGGCCACGCAGCACGATTTCAATCGCCTGGAAGAAAACATCTGGGATCTAATGAAAACCCTGGAGGTCCGCGAAGGCGACAACGGAAAATTCCACCGCTCCCTGAAGCGCACGTTGAGCCGCACCCATTGGACCCGCGCCGATATCGCCGTTATGGACCGCGCGTGTAAACAGATCCGCTGGTACCTGTCCCATCGGGTTCGTCCATTAACCGGGAGTGTAGAATGAGTTTGCGCGTATTCAACACATTGACAAGTCAAAAAGAAAGGTTTGTCCCCATAGCCTCACCCGCCGTGGGTTTTTACACCTGCGGCCCCACGGTATACGATTTCGCTCACCTGGGAAATTTCCGCTCCTACGTGGCCGAAGACCTGATCAAGCGGTACTTGACATACCGGGGTTTCCGGGTGCGTCATGTAATGAACATCACCGATATCGACGACAAGACCATTCGCAAGGCCCAGAGTGAAAATCAACCGCTGAACGTTGTAACCGAGAGATATATCCAGGCTTTTTACCAGGACATAAAGACCCTCAACATCCTTCCCGCTGATGTCTATCCACGCGCCACGCAGCATATTCCCCACATGCAAGCCATGGTCGACGCCCTGTTGCAACACGGACATGCCTATCGCCAGGAGAATTCCGTATACTTCCGCATCTCTTCATTCCCTGAATACGGGCGCTTATCCAACCTGAACCCGGAGAGCCTGCAATCCGGCCGCGGTGAAGACAGCGATGAATATGACAAAGAAAACGCCCGCGATTTTGTGTTGTGGAAAGGGTACCGAGAGAATGAACCCTGGTGGGATTTTCATGTGGGTAAGGGGCGTCCCGGCTGGCACCTGGAATGCTCCGCCATGAGCATGGCCTACCTGGGCAACCATTTCGACATCCACATGGGCGGAGTAGACAACATTTTTCCCCACCACGAAAACGAAATCGCCCAGGCCGAATGCGCCACTGGCGAACCTTTTGTGAATTACTGGCTTCACATCCAGCACTTGATCGTGGACGGAGAAAAAATGTCTAAATCGCTGGGCAATTTCTTTACCCTGCGCGACCTGGTGACAAAGGGTCACGATCCCCTTTCCATCCGCTACCTGCTTCTCTCCACCCATTACCGCAAACTCCTTAATTTCACCTTTTCCGCCCTGGACCAGGCGGATCGAACCCGCAAGCGCCTGCAGGACTTCTTGTTTTGCCTGGACGCGAAAGAATTCCCCGCCGGAGGAACCCCCGGGTTCATGAGTGAAGTCGCGGATTGGGAGCAGCGCTTCCGCAATGAGATGGATGATGATTTCAACATTTCCGGCGCACTGGGGGTTTTCTTTGAATTCATCCACGCCGCAAACCGCCGCCTGGGAACCCTATTAAAACAGGATATCCAAACAATCAGGGAAACCGTCGGCCGCATCAATTCCGTGCTGGGAGTCATCCGCGAACCTGAAGCCGAAACGCTGCCGCCGGAACTGGAGGCCTTGGTACAGGAGCGAGAGCAGGCCCGTGCCCGAAAGGACTTTCAACAGGCTGATGCCATCCGCGACCAGCTCGAGAAAAGCGGCATTCAGCTCATGGATACCCCCGACGGGGTCAAGTGGAAAGTGATTGATCCCGCCTGATCATTCGCCTTTTCCGGCCAATAATCGCGAAATCGGTCTTTACCTCCATTTTCCCTTTTGTCGCCGGCATTGCCGTTATTGCCATTTCACCACCACCCGGTATCGTTCAGCCGACGCAGATGACTACCTGAAACTGCTCTTCCGGGAAATCGAGCTGAGTGCGCACAGGGAACTGCTGATCCGCACGGTTTACCTGGGGGGCGGTTCGCCGTCCCTGCTGTCTTCGCCTCAACTGGAAACCCTGATAAAAACCCTGAGGCGCCACTTTCATTCATTTGTTCCCGAAGAAGTCACGATTGAGGCAAACCCCGATGATTTGAGTCCGGAATGGTTGCGGGCAGCCGTACACAACGGCTTCAACCGCATCAGCATCGGGGTGCAGTCGCTGGATAGCCGCGTATTGCGCCGCCTGGGCAGGAACCACGCCGCCGACACAGGTCTGAAAAGTATATCCCGGGCTGCGGATGCCGGTTTTGTAAACATCAATGTGGATTTCATGATCGGCGTTCCCGGCCAGACGGCGACAGGCATCGCCCGACAAGTATGCGCCCTGAAGGAACTGCCGGTCACCCATCTTTCAATCTACATGCTGGAACAAACCCCCGAAGACACCCGCTCCCGGGCAAAATCCGGCCAACAAATTTACGTGGCCGCCCGGGACGCCGCCGAAGATGTCGGGTACCGTCGTTATGAAGTTTCCAGTTTCGCCCGGCCCGGTGCGGAATGCCGCCACAACCTCACCTATTGGCGAAACAGAGAATACATGGGAATCGGGCTTTCCGCCGCGGGATTCCTGGATGGCGTGGATATTTGCAATACCCGGAACATGCCCCGCTATATCCGGGGAATTCAGGCGGGCCGACCGGTACGCACCCGTCGCCGCATTTCCGTGTGGCAGCGAAGCCTGATTACCGGACTCCGTCTTGCGGAAGGCGTTCCCGTGTCAACGCTGCAATCCCGCCTGAACGACCTTCAACCCCTGCTGGAAGCAAACATCCTGCTCATTCACCAGGGCAGACTGGCCGTCGCTCCGGATCACTTCCTGATGCTGAACGAAATCCTTGGCCGCTACGTCCTGTAGCCTGCATTTCTCAGCGCTTCAGCCTGAGGTTTTGCAGCCCCACCACCACTGCGGGGGAAGACGTTTTCAGCAACTGGAATAGTACGCGCGAATCTCCGTTATGGGGAACCGAGGTTTCGAACCGCAGTTCCCGGTCTTTTTGCACGTTGCGGAAAACCAGTTGATCCGTCATGATTTCATCTGTATAAATACGCATTACGAGGAACTCCGTATCCGCGGCGTATTTCAGGTTGCCTTGAACCAGCAAGTGATCGGACCTGGAGCTGACAACGCCGTTACTGAGGTCTACCTCCCTGCCTTCCAGGTCGGTCACGCGGTTGAGGGTAATTTCAGCGGTGGCCACAATCGCCTTGAACTCACGCACATCGCTCTCGGCCACGACTTGGCCCGCACTGTCCAGCGCCCGGACTTTCCAGTACGACCAGCGGTTGCGCCGCAACTGGTTCCAGATGGGCGGCGTCGGGGTAAAACTCGGTTCCGTACCCGCGTCATGCCATGGCTGATCCGGCGTGTTGTAGAGGATGGCGTAGAGATTGCTGGAAAACGCCACTTCATACCGCGACGCCCCCGGGGCGCGCAACCAGGAAAATTCGGGAATTTCCTTTTCCTTGGCCACAAACTCGTTGAGCGGAGTGGCCAGTTCCACCAAGTTCTCGTACGGCAACACAAAGTACTTCAGCACCGGGAACACCACGTTGAGTTGATTGGGACGGGTCAGTTCCAGAGTAATGGTGTGCAAACCCGGATCCAGCACCGGCAATCCGGGTAGTTCACGCGTACGGATCTCTTTCAACTCTCCCTGGATGGCCAGTTCGTTAAAAAACTCGTAAGGTTGGCCGTCCACGATCCACTGACCGGAGACAATGCCGGTGCCGCGCATCTTCATGCGCAATACTGCGTACAGGGCGCGCGACTTGCGCGGCACCACTTTGTAGTACTTGCCGTTGTCCAGGCGGATTTCCGCCACATCCACCAGCACTTCATCGTCGATGCCCCTCACGGTGACCGTGGCCGTAAACTGCCGCGTGCTTTCGCCGTTTTCATCCCGGGCGCTGATGGTAAAGGTGCCGGATTGGGCATAGGTATGGGTCACTTCGTGGCCGCCCGATTCCTGCACCCCGTCGCCGAAATTCCACAGCACCAGGTCACCGCGGAAATTCTGCGCCGCAACGGAAACCGGGCGGTTCATCAGCACCTCCGGCGCGGAAACCGTGATAAAACGGTTCTCCGGCAGCACTGTTATGGAGGTGGAAACCGGGGGATGGGACAGGGTACCGTCCACCGCCGAAACCGTCCGGGTTCCCGCCTGCTGAAAGCGGTGCATGATTTGGCTGCCGTTGACTTCCCGGGTACCGTCGCCGAAATTCCAGTGGATGCTGGTGGGTTGCAGGAAATTTACGGCCTCGAAATAGACCGGCTGGTCTTCGCGGGGGGATGCGGGACTGAACTGAATGGCGCGATTCGGTTGGCCGATGTTGACCTGTACCGACACAGCCGTGACTTGGAGGCTGCCGTTCCAGTCATACGCCCTGACCTGGTAGGAGCCCGCTTGCGCATAGGTGTGGGTCACTACGCTGCCACCCCGGGGGGACGCTGCCCCCTGGTGCCGGTATACGGTGCCGTCGCCCATTTCCCAGCGGATGTTGTCCGGCGTGTTAAAGTTCACCGCCGTGAAAGTTGTTGCCTGCCCAACTACGGGGCTGGCCGGAGACACCTGGATGGAGCGGTTTTCCCTGATGGTGATGGTCATGGATTCTGGAGGAGGGGGAGTGCCTGATATAGTACGAAGTCGGCCCTGGCTCGGATATGCGGGCGGCTGAAGTGTAACCACGTAGCGACCGGGACTGCGATAGACGTGTGTTTTCCAGTAGGCCTCCGTCACATTGGTATCTGAGCTCCCATCCCCATAATTAATCACACCGGGATGAAAGTTGTAATCATAACTGGAAGCGCGAAAAAGGATTTCCTGGCCCACAAAGTACGGGCCGGAGGGCGGGTCCACCTGGATGGCTTCAAGGGCTGCAGGCAGCATTAACAGAGCGATTATCAGGACAAGTATTGTTTTTTTCATTATTCTCTCCCCTAGAACGAGACGTTCAACTGCATGAAGAACGCCAGGTTGTCATTGGTCATCTCGCCGTAACTGCTCTGCTGGAAACGGCCCGTAAACACCAGCGTGGGTTGGATCTTCTGCTTAAAGAACCTGGCCATGTAGAAATTCAGGTTGGCCGTGGCGCTGATGTTTTCGGAATCCGACACATCGTTGTCGTTTTTGGAATAGGATCCGCTTACAGACAAGCTGAAGACCTGGGGGATAAAGGTCAGTTCTGAATTCAGATACAGGTTGTACATTCTGGAGGTGGAGCCATCGGTCAGGTTGTCGCTGTTCTGGTAGGAAAGGGTGGGATTGAAGGTCAGGAACCGTCCCAGGCTGAGATTCAGGGACAATGACGCGTCCAGGTTGGAGGTGAAGGTTTTGGACTCGGTTTTGCCCACCCGCAGCGTTATGCCGTTGGCCCCGGCCACGAATCCCAGGGTTGCCGCGTAGCGGAGGGTGTCCATGTCCGTTCCCCCGGCTTGCAGACCGGTTGATTGGTCATAATCCAGGTTGTCCACTCCGTATTCGGCGCCGACACGGATGTGGTTGGCGATCAACCAGGACAAGTTGCCGTTCAGGTTCTTGGTACGCAGCATGGGTTGGATCGGGCTGTTTACATAGGTTTTCTGATCATTGTATCCGATACTCACGGAAAACGTC
This sequence is a window from Candidatus Aminicenantes bacterium. Protein-coding genes within it:
- a CDS encoding response regulator, with protein sequence METAKQTILCVDDEQVNLKVLDAVLSPRGYQVVMTQNPREVSFIVEKKPVDLILLDVMMPEMDGYTVCRRIKENPQTRHIPIVMITVLSSKEDRIKGIDAGADDFITKPFDQELVLARVRMLLKMKSLNDRLNHGYHNIIRLTSFGEEILKDFSARDFRFFEVLSGVVKQVLRQSGDIQDNPLIVIVGTSHKKHWEWYQFESAFNELYQTRLNIKIQENLALPAPGDSQVMFFNEGESDESRLRDLVRMLESESLLSVRNGIGYLSPELCVFSLNYGRDVTVYDASVLNSLVMQSLFLKSLSNQILETEDALEHTVRALVRASEANDEDKGNHVIRVGAFSALLAETLGMPGRFVRAIWLQAQMHDVGMVRIPAQILRKAGALSDTEKAVIRKHPLFGAEIIGSHPRFRKARSIALTHHERWDGNGYPHNLQGEKIPIEGRIVCLADHYDSMRCAKSYRPAMSHEQAVHKILEGDESCRPEHFDPRVLKAFQLAADRFASLFKRLEDPPAPRRS
- a CDS encoding cysteine--tRNA ligase, translating into MSLRVFNTLTSQKERFVPIASPAVGFYTCGPTVYDFAHLGNFRSYVAEDLIKRYLTYRGFRVRHVMNITDIDDKTIRKAQSENQPLNVVTERYIQAFYQDIKTLNILPADVYPRATQHIPHMQAMVDALLQHGHAYRQENSVYFRISSFPEYGRLSNLNPESLQSGRGEDSDEYDKENARDFVLWKGYRENEPWWDFHVGKGRPGWHLECSAMSMAYLGNHFDIHMGGVDNIFPHHENEIAQAECATGEPFVNYWLHIQHLIVDGEKMSKSLGNFFTLRDLVTKGHDPLSIRYLLLSTHYRKLLNFTFSALDQADRTRKRLQDFLFCLDAKEFPAGGTPGFMSEVADWEQRFRNEMDDDFNISGALGVFFEFIHAANRRLGTLLKQDIQTIRETVGRINSVLGVIREPEAETLPPELEALVQEREQARARKDFQQADAIRDQLEKSGIQLMDTPDGVKWKVIDPA
- the hemW gene encoding radical SAM family heme chaperone HemW; translated protein: MIPPDHSPFPANNREIGLYLHFPFCRRHCRYCHFTTTRYRSADADDYLKLLFREIELSAHRELLIRTVYLGGGSPSLLSSPQLETLIKTLRRHFHSFVPEEVTIEANPDDLSPEWLRAAVHNGFNRISIGVQSLDSRVLRRLGRNHAADTGLKSISRAADAGFVNINVDFMIGVPGQTATGIARQVCALKELPVTHLSIYMLEQTPEDTRSRAKSGQQIYVAARDAAEDVGYRRYEVSSFARPGAECRHNLTYWRNREYMGIGLSAAGFLDGVDICNTRNMPRYIRGIQAGRPVRTRRRISVWQRSLITGLRLAEGVPVSTLQSRLNDLQPLLEANILLIHQGRLAVAPDHFLMLNEILGRYVL
- a CDS encoding PKD domain-containing protein — protein: MKKTILVLIIALLMLPAALEAIQVDPPSGPYFVGQEILFRASSYDYNFHPGVINYGDGSSDTNVTEAYWKTHVYRSPGRYVVTLQPPAYPSQGRLRTISGTPPPPESMTITIRENRSIQVSPASPVVGQATTFTAVNFNTPDNIRWEMGDGTVYRHQGAASPRGGSVVTHTYAQAGSYQVRAYDWNGSLQVTAVSVQVNIGQPNRAIQFSPASPREDQPVYFEAVNFLQPTSIHWNFGDGTREVNGSQIMHRFQQAGTRTVSAVDGTLSHPPVSTSITVLPENRFITVSAPEVLMNRPVSVAAQNFRGDLVLWNFGDGVQESGGHEVTHTYAQSGTFTISARDENGESTRQFTATVTVRGIDDEVLVDVAEIRLDNGKYYKVVPRKSRALYAVLRMKMRGTGIVSGQWIVDGQPYEFFNELAIQGELKEIRTRELPGLPVLDPGLHTITLELTRPNQLNVVFPVLKYFVLPYENLVELATPLNEFVAKEKEIPEFSWLRAPGASRYEVAFSSNLYAILYNTPDQPWHDAGTEPSFTPTPPIWNQLRRNRWSYWKVRALDSAGQVVAESDVREFKAIVATAEITLNRVTDLEGREVDLSNGVVSSRSDHLLVQGNLKYAADTEFLVMRIYTDEIMTDQLVFRNVQKDRELRFETSVPHNGDSRVLFQLLKTSSPAVVVGLQNLRLKR